One Catenulispora sp. MAP5-51 DNA window includes the following coding sequences:
- a CDS encoding sensor histidine kinase, whose translation MTPATPVTPGTPASAATSAKPARAATPASAAPRRLFAETAWYLLATAYILFVLGWLAVGLLCAVAAHDSTLHQWAVTAAAGRHGRTDRAVGRGLIAGIGHSTSLAGTVLDYTFSAVNLVTAGLLVVLGRRDRTVRLFAIGMVGASGAFNLQAHASIEAMASAWGVRIGWWHSALLHGVGGVAYVAALLIFPDGRMPWRGSRPIRALAAVVVAGTLALLAVSTADYPHTVTFVLFFGVLTPVAGIAAQRWRLTHAVDAEQRQQSRVLLWALGLSFGVAAVLAGAAAAARFVDAPGLAGIASRTTAFWIFRAVFAALPIAVLAGVLRFRLWDAERVFNKTLIYGCLVALSGAGWVFGVVRVDALFGLSNDWTAPPQLVGMGLLALAVQPVRIGLQKLADRLVYGRRTPPYEVLAAISAMSQLSGPADQTLRALARTVAEGLSAPSAAIAVTVSDRERVYYGWPQDIAESGDHQWTPLEYQGEAVGAIGIPSDAHRSLAPDRRRLLADVAPAAGVIVHNARLTIDLEHRLRRIEALSVRVRASRRRIVAAQDGERRELERDLHDGAQPELTAVRLALGLLAHAARRAGEADPEAVRAAAGRAVAQTEAALAGLHRTMRGLDPRTLGQEGLVAALRERAENLDCTTRFEFPEFVAALRFERSIEAAVYYCCSEAMQNAAKHCPGTEVVVSLSVQPGISPGDGPGVGPGDGSGGRPGAGTGGRTERRLAFAVTDSGPGFDVDAAYEQEPGGLVNMADRIAAAGGEVRITSVPQSGTTVMGWVPCP comes from the coding sequence ATGACCCCCGCGACGCCAGTGACACCCGGGACGCCTGCCTCGGCCGCGACGTCCGCGAAACCCGCCAGGGCCGCGACACCCGCCTCGGCCGCACCGCGTCGGCTGTTCGCCGAGACCGCCTGGTACCTCCTGGCCACGGCATACATCCTGTTCGTCCTCGGCTGGCTCGCCGTCGGCCTGCTGTGCGCGGTGGCGGCGCACGACTCGACACTGCATCAGTGGGCTGTCACGGCCGCCGCCGGCCGGCACGGCCGCACCGACAGGGCCGTCGGCCGTGGCCTGATCGCCGGGATCGGGCACAGCACGTCGCTCGCCGGCACCGTCCTGGACTACACCTTCAGCGCCGTGAACCTGGTCACGGCCGGGCTGCTGGTGGTGCTGGGCCGGCGCGACCGGACCGTGCGGCTGTTCGCGATCGGGATGGTCGGGGCCTCCGGCGCGTTCAACCTCCAGGCGCACGCCTCGATCGAGGCCATGGCATCCGCGTGGGGCGTCCGGATCGGCTGGTGGCACTCGGCGCTGCTGCACGGCGTCGGGGGAGTGGCCTATGTGGCGGCCCTGCTGATCTTTCCGGACGGCCGGATGCCGTGGCGGGGGAGTCGGCCCATCAGGGCTCTGGCAGCGGTTGTCGTCGCCGGCACCCTGGCATTGCTGGCCGTCTCGACGGCCGACTACCCGCACACCGTCACCTTCGTGCTCTTCTTCGGCGTCCTGACGCCGGTCGCCGGGATCGCCGCGCAGCGATGGCGGCTGACCCACGCCGTGGACGCCGAACAACGCCAGCAGTCCCGGGTCCTGCTGTGGGCGCTGGGACTGTCCTTCGGCGTCGCCGCCGTTCTGGCCGGCGCGGCGGCGGCGGCCCGCTTCGTCGACGCGCCGGGCCTGGCCGGCATCGCCTCCCGGACCACCGCGTTCTGGATCTTCCGCGCGGTCTTCGCGGCGCTGCCGATCGCGGTGCTGGCCGGCGTCCTGAGGTTCCGGCTGTGGGACGCCGAGCGAGTCTTCAACAAAACCCTGATCTACGGGTGCCTGGTCGCCCTCAGCGGCGCGGGCTGGGTTTTCGGCGTCGTGCGCGTCGACGCGCTGTTCGGCCTGTCGAACGACTGGACCGCGCCGCCGCAGCTGGTCGGGATGGGACTGCTCGCGCTGGCCGTGCAGCCGGTGCGGATCGGCCTGCAGAAGCTGGCCGACCGCCTGGTCTACGGGCGGCGGACGCCACCCTACGAGGTGCTGGCCGCGATATCGGCGATGTCGCAGCTCAGCGGTCCGGCTGATCAGACACTGCGCGCCTTGGCCCGGACCGTCGCCGAAGGACTGTCCGCGCCGTCGGCGGCCATCGCGGTCACCGTCTCCGACCGTGAGCGGGTCTACTACGGCTGGCCTCAGGACATCGCAGAGTCCGGAGACCACCAGTGGACGCCGCTGGAGTACCAGGGCGAAGCCGTCGGCGCGATCGGCATCCCCTCGGACGCCCATCGCTCGCTGGCCCCCGACCGCCGCCGCCTCCTCGCCGACGTGGCTCCGGCCGCAGGCGTCATCGTCCACAACGCCCGGCTCACCATCGACCTCGAACACCGGCTGCGCCGCATCGAGGCGCTGTCGGTCCGGGTGCGCGCCTCGCGCCGGCGCATCGTCGCCGCACAGGACGGCGAACGCCGCGAACTGGAACGCGATCTGCACGACGGCGCGCAGCCCGAGCTCACCGCCGTCCGCCTGGCCCTGGGCCTGCTCGCGCACGCCGCCCGGCGCGCAGGCGAGGCCGATCCCGAAGCCGTGCGCGCCGCGGCCGGCCGCGCGGTCGCGCAGACCGAGGCCGCGCTGGCCGGGCTGCACCGGACGATGCGCGGCCTGGACCCGCGCACCCTCGGACAGGAGGGCCTGGTCGCCGCGCTGCGCGAACGGGCCGAAAACCTCGACTGCACGACCCGGTTCGAGTTCCCCGAGTTCGTGGCCGCCCTGAGGTTCGAACGCTCCATCGAGGCCGCCGTGTACTACTGCTGCTCCGAGGCGATGCAGAACGCGGCCAAGCACTGCCCGGGAACCGAGGTCGTCGTCTCGCTCAGCGTCCAACCCGGCATCAGCCCGGGAGATGGCCCGGGAGTTGGCCCCGGAGATGGATCGGGAGGTAGGCCCGGAGCCGGAACCGGAGGTCGAACCGAGCGCCGATTGGCTTTCGCCGTCACGGATTCCGGTCCCGGCTTCGACGTGGACGCCGCCTACGAGCAGGAACCCGGCGGCCTGGTGAACATGGCCGACCGGATCGCCGCGGCCGGGGGAGAGGTGCGGATCACGTCGGTCCCGCAGTCCGGGACGACGGTCATGGGCTGGGTACCGTGCCCATAG
- a CDS encoding acetylxylan esterase — protein MKINRLSRSTGVSHHPFPFDPAYGLDLDGLLRVGAPDNAPEDFAEFWQALYRRALATPVEPRLGARTGATADGLDVFEVSFTSLDGVRIGGWVVAPADGAVERGFVVGHGYGGRDVPDPRLPAPRAAGIYFVARGLPTKTLLPGVPSEAAGHVLHGVESRDASIIGGCVADIWCAATALTELFPGAARRLDYSGVSFGGGTGALALPWDERFTAAHLVVPTFGNHPLRVRLECVGSGAAVRERYLQDPRVLEVLAYFDAATAARHVRIPVQAVPALFDPSVPPPGQFAVVNSLAGPVDVWVATAGHFMDYPEFEQEMRGLDRAMREFFAE, from the coding sequence ATGAAGATCAACCGGCTGTCCCGCAGTACCGGCGTCTCACACCATCCGTTCCCGTTCGACCCGGCTTACGGCCTGGACCTCGACGGTCTGCTGCGGGTCGGCGCGCCCGACAACGCGCCGGAGGACTTCGCCGAGTTCTGGCAGGCCTTGTACCGGCGCGCGCTGGCGACTCCGGTCGAACCAAGGCTCGGAGCCAGGACCGGGGCCACCGCCGACGGGCTGGACGTCTTCGAGGTCTCCTTCACCTCGCTGGACGGCGTGCGGATCGGCGGGTGGGTGGTGGCTCCGGCCGACGGGGCCGTCGAGCGCGGGTTCGTCGTGGGCCACGGCTACGGCGGCCGTGACGTGCCGGACCCGCGGCTGCCCGCGCCGCGCGCGGCCGGGATCTACTTCGTGGCGCGGGGACTGCCGACCAAGACCCTGCTGCCCGGCGTCCCGTCGGAGGCGGCCGGGCACGTGCTGCACGGTGTCGAATCCCGCGACGCCTCCATCATCGGGGGCTGCGTCGCGGACATCTGGTGCGCGGCGACCGCCCTGACCGAGCTGTTCCCGGGCGCCGCGCGGCGGCTGGACTACAGCGGCGTCAGCTTCGGCGGCGGGACCGGGGCGCTGGCGCTGCCGTGGGACGAGCGGTTCACGGCGGCGCATCTGGTGGTCCCCACCTTCGGCAACCACCCGCTGCGCGTGAGGCTGGAGTGCGTCGGCAGCGGCGCGGCCGTGCGCGAGCGTTACCTTCAGGATCCTCGGGTGCTTGAGGTGCTGGCCTACTTCGACGCCGCGACCGCCGCGCGCCACGTGCGGATCCCGGTTCAGGCGGTGCCCGCGCTGTTCGACCCCTCGGTGCCGCCGCCCGGCCAGTTCGCGGTGGTGAACTCGCTGGCCGGCCCGGTGGACGTGTGGGTCGCGACCGCGGGGCATTTCATGGACTATCCCGAGTTCGAGCAGGAGATGCGGGGGCTGGACCGCGCGATGAGGGAGTTCTTCGCCGAGTAG
- a CDS encoding alpha/beta fold hydrolase, giving the protein MALIETNDGYTLWYEASGPHDAAGIVFPVRHRGEFAALGTALAETYRVVRYKPRRVVGETEDEPGAGAGGAWQGPDFTEYPTRMEVADLHAVADAAGLDGFVLAGYSGMAALAGFLAPLSDRTRGLLVGGFPLLADFDYWLGFEEGARAALVQAGLPDQAGDHHLGRLMFRQWAARDDRAALAALPGPKILWYGSQDCEPECRMSHHAGGAAIARHDHADEPRLRDLGFEVIELAGHDHIGALAQVDVVMPQLREALAGSSW; this is encoded by the coding sequence ATGGCGCTGATCGAGACGAATGACGGCTACACCCTGTGGTACGAGGCGTCCGGGCCGCACGACGCCGCCGGGATCGTGTTCCCGGTGCGGCACCGGGGCGAGTTCGCGGCGCTGGGGACGGCGCTGGCCGAGACGTACCGGGTGGTGCGCTACAAGCCGCGGCGGGTCGTCGGGGAGACCGAGGACGAGCCCGGCGCCGGTGCCGGAGGCGCGTGGCAGGGTCCTGACTTCACCGAGTATCCGACCCGCATGGAGGTCGCGGACCTGCACGCGGTCGCCGACGCGGCCGGGCTGGACGGCTTCGTCCTGGCCGGCTACTCCGGGATGGCCGCGCTGGCCGGCTTCCTGGCCCCGCTCAGCGACCGCACCCGCGGGCTGCTGGTCGGCGGCTTCCCGCTGCTGGCGGACTTCGACTACTGGCTCGGCTTCGAGGAGGGCGCCCGCGCCGCGCTGGTCCAGGCCGGCCTGCCGGACCAGGCCGGAGACCACCACCTGGGCCGCCTGATGTTCCGCCAGTGGGCCGCGCGCGACGACCGGGCCGCGCTGGCCGCCCTGCCGGGCCCGAAGATCCTCTGGTACGGCAGCCAGGACTGCGAACCGGAGTGCCGCATGTCCCACCACGCCGGCGGCGCCGCTATCGCCCGCCACGACCACGCCGACGAACCCCGGCTGCGCGACCTCGGGTTCGAGGTGATCGAACTGGCCGGGCACGACCATATCGGGGCACTGGCACAGGTCGACGTGGTGATGCCGCAACTGCGGGAGGCTTTGGCCGGGAGTTCATGGTGA
- a CDS encoding MarR family winged helix-turn-helix transcriptional regulator: protein MKTESVKTESVPPAPSALLALQRATHATLQTLATELVDLDLTPSETNALANLADGRGRTVSELGAAIGSKPTTLTGVLDRLERRGHITRGTLAGDRRSVLIELTPSGRTTAEAVLGTITDLERRALGDLGPEKVAAFHEVLRALTEASR, encoded by the coding sequence GTGAAGACCGAATCCGTGAAGACCGAATCCGTACCACCGGCACCCTCGGCTCTCCTCGCCCTCCAGCGCGCCACCCACGCGACCCTGCAGACGCTGGCGACCGAACTGGTCGACCTGGACCTCACCCCGTCGGAGACCAACGCCCTGGCCAACCTCGCCGATGGCCGCGGCCGCACCGTCTCCGAACTCGGCGCCGCGATCGGCAGCAAGCCGACCACCCTGACCGGCGTCCTGGACCGCCTGGAGCGCCGCGGCCACATCACCCGCGGCACCCTGGCCGGCGACCGCCGCTCGGTGCTGATCGAGCTGACCCCCTCGGGCCGCACGACCGCCGAGGCCGTGCTGGGCACCATCACCGATCTGGAGCGGCGCGCGCTGGGGGATCTGGGCCCTGAGAAGGTCGCGGCGTTCCACGAGGTGCTGCGCGCGCTGACGGAGGCCTCGCGATGA
- a CDS encoding penicillin-binding transpeptidase domain-containing protein has product MTGRRITAVRMTACGLTAAALLTTSGCGLFGSSGKSKSSSGAQGGAAATTSSSPQASPQSVAQAFLTAWGTNDFNGAAALTDDAKDASARLSAVMGSLTPKTLTLTLGSQENASSGTDAGSPTSTASGSTAPATGGSTASSSGAATLAKFGFKVAADFGNNLVWTYDSSMDLVAGPSGAPVVHWSSAVINPQLGGTDLLKAVPPKQTVTDSKGTTIDTSKHPTLSGAVNALSTHVPAGTTPTQLTVEFVDPKSGAQDPHSGVFPLGTNSGSTVSVKTTIDPNVQSAIENALKAYPNSGMVAIQPDTGYILGMASNDTGFPSLAYKAARAPGSTFKVITTALALQQGLQTSQPVNCSPNATVEGQVINNDSSLRNGIQNAHLIDAFEQSCNTAFVHLALDGKLGSDYSALSTEAKNYFGMDQKWDLGLGPATYGTGGDQQVPPADGQGLFARDAFGQGNITMSPLTMASVAATVANGSFKQPILVPGTPQISATALPANVDSQLTTLMKGVVYSGEGTAYGKFPGTSDLAGKTGSAESGDTPKTGKTDSWMIVFDKKDDIAFGALVLNGGFGIDAAAPAIDKALNTLGYR; this is encoded by the coding sequence ATGACGGGGCGGCGAATCACGGCGGTACGGATGACGGCATGCGGTCTGACAGCCGCGGCCCTGCTGACCACCAGCGGCTGCGGGCTGTTCGGCAGCAGCGGCAAGTCCAAGTCGTCGTCCGGCGCCCAGGGCGGCGCGGCCGCGACCACCAGTTCCTCGCCGCAGGCCTCCCCGCAGAGCGTGGCCCAGGCTTTCCTGACCGCGTGGGGAACGAACGACTTCAACGGAGCCGCCGCACTCACCGACGACGCCAAGGACGCCTCGGCCCGGCTGTCGGCCGTGATGGGCTCGCTGACCCCGAAGACGCTGACGCTGACCCTGGGATCGCAGGAGAACGCCTCGTCGGGGACGGACGCGGGCTCCCCGACGTCCACGGCGTCCGGCTCCACGGCACCGGCGACGGGCGGCTCGACCGCTTCCTCCTCCGGCGCCGCGACGCTGGCCAAGTTCGGCTTCAAGGTCGCCGCCGACTTCGGCAACAACCTGGTCTGGACCTACGACTCGAGCATGGACCTGGTCGCCGGCCCCTCGGGCGCGCCGGTGGTGCACTGGTCCTCGGCGGTCATCAACCCGCAGCTCGGCGGGACCGACCTGCTGAAGGCGGTGCCGCCGAAGCAGACGGTGACCGACTCCAAGGGCACCACGATCGACACCTCGAAGCACCCGACGCTGTCCGGGGCCGTCAACGCGCTGTCCACTCACGTCCCGGCGGGCACCACGCCCACGCAGCTGACCGTGGAGTTCGTCGACCCCAAGTCCGGCGCCCAGGACCCGCACTCGGGGGTCTTCCCGCTCGGCACGAACTCCGGATCCACGGTGTCGGTCAAGACCACGATCGACCCGAACGTGCAGTCCGCGATCGAGAACGCGCTGAAGGCCTACCCGAACTCCGGCATGGTCGCGATCCAGCCCGACACCGGCTACATCCTGGGCATGGCCAGCAACGACACGGGCTTCCCCTCGCTGGCGTACAAGGCCGCCCGCGCCCCGGGCTCCACGTTCAAGGTGATCACCACGGCGCTGGCGCTCCAGCAGGGCCTGCAGACCAGCCAGCCGGTGAACTGCAGCCCCAACGCCACGGTCGAGGGCCAGGTCATCAACAACGACTCGAGCCTTCGCAACGGGATCCAGAACGCGCACCTGATCGACGCCTTCGAGCAGTCCTGCAACACCGCGTTCGTGCACCTGGCCCTGGACGGCAAACTCGGCAGCGACTACAGCGCGCTGTCGACCGAGGCCAAGAACTACTTCGGCATGGACCAGAAGTGGGACCTGGGCCTGGGCCCGGCCACCTACGGCACCGGCGGCGACCAGCAGGTCCCGCCGGCCGACGGCCAGGGCCTGTTCGCCCGCGACGCCTTCGGCCAGGGCAACATCACGATGTCCCCGCTGACCATGGCCTCGGTCGCGGCCACGGTGGCGAACGGCTCCTTCAAGCAGCCGATCCTGGTGCCCGGCACCCCGCAGATCAGCGCCACCGCGCTGCCGGCGAACGTGGACAGCCAGCTCACGACCCTGATGAAGGGCGTCGTCTACTCCGGCGAGGGCACCGCCTACGGCAAGTTCCCCGGCACCTCCGACCTGGCCGGCAAGACCGGCTCCGCGGAGTCCGGCGACACCCCGAAGACCGGCAAGACCGACAGCTGGATGATCGTCTTCGACAAGAAGGACGACATCGCCTTCGGCGCGCTGGTGCTCAACGGCGGCTTCGGCATCGACGCGGCCGCGCCGGCGATCGACAAGGCGCTGAACACCCTCGGCTACCGCTGA
- a CDS encoding radical SAM protein, with protein sequence MDAVTADGATTRELERMMGEFPDLPVEAIIKQDILRQGLAFSPDALRVASGYKPKDYFIFTFDLVPVAEMAQHAQFRAPEEIRMTGGPYDLRRTVVSTRVAPDSPYVVGLHEGKLGLSCEGVFLADLEFPPIPGYYEHTLSSGKKISEIAPAIEWGYLVYLTVYRLCQYWGRDEECRFCDLNENFRQQRANGREYTAVKEIDDIVEAMSLINQYDTVTKAYTVTGGSITKKLDGMREGEFYARFAEAIESRFAGRWIPKAVVQALPLDEVKMLFESGYRVYHPNYEVWDAEMFNWICPGKDRYVGRDEWVKRILDSADVFGATNVIPNFVGGVEMAEPHGFTDVDKAIASTTEGLDFFMSHGVMPRFTTWCPEPTSNLGRQKGPSLEYFVKLLLAWRDTFEKYALPVPPGYGRPGAGNAEFSVSAFMDVIRTS encoded by the coding sequence ATGGACGCTGTCACAGCGGACGGGGCGACGACACGCGAGCTGGAACGCATGATGGGGGAGTTCCCGGATCTCCCGGTCGAGGCCATTATCAAGCAGGACATCCTGCGGCAGGGCCTGGCCTTCAGCCCTGACGCGCTCAGGGTGGCCAGCGGTTACAAACCCAAGGACTACTTCATCTTCACCTTCGACCTGGTGCCGGTGGCGGAGATGGCCCAGCACGCGCAGTTCCGGGCGCCGGAGGAGATCCGGATGACCGGCGGCCCCTATGACCTGCGGCGGACCGTGGTCTCCACGCGGGTCGCGCCGGACAGCCCCTATGTGGTCGGACTGCACGAGGGCAAGCTCGGGCTGAGCTGCGAGGGGGTGTTCCTGGCCGACCTGGAGTTCCCGCCGATCCCGGGCTACTACGAGCACACCCTGTCCTCGGGCAAGAAGATCAGCGAGATCGCGCCGGCCATCGAGTGGGGCTACCTGGTGTACCTCACTGTCTACCGGCTGTGCCAGTACTGGGGCCGGGACGAGGAGTGCCGCTTCTGCGACCTGAACGAGAACTTCCGGCAGCAGCGGGCCAACGGCCGGGAGTACACGGCGGTCAAGGAGATCGACGACATCGTCGAGGCGATGTCGCTGATCAACCAGTACGACACCGTCACCAAGGCCTACACGGTCACCGGCGGCTCGATCACCAAGAAGCTGGACGGCATGCGCGAGGGCGAGTTCTACGCGCGCTTCGCCGAGGCCATCGAGTCCCGCTTCGCCGGCCGCTGGATCCCCAAGGCCGTGGTCCAGGCGCTGCCGCTGGACGAGGTGAAGATGCTCTTCGAGTCCGGCTACCGCGTCTACCACCCGAACTACGAGGTGTGGGACGCCGAGATGTTCAACTGGATCTGCCCGGGCAAGGACCGCTACGTCGGCCGCGACGAGTGGGTCAAGCGCATCCTGGACTCCGCCGACGTCTTCGGCGCCACCAACGTCATCCCGAACTTCGTCGGCGGCGTGGAGATGGCCGAGCCGCACGGCTTCACCGACGTCGACAAGGCGATCGCCTCCACGACCGAGGGCCTGGACTTCTTCATGAGCCACGGCGTGATGCCGCGGTTCACCACCTGGTGCCCGGAACCGACCAGCAACCTGGGCCGGCAGAAGGGCCCGTCGCTGGAGTACTTCGTGAAGCTGCTCCTGGCCTGGCGCGACACCTTCGAGAAGTACGCGCTGCCGGTCCCGCCCGGCTACGGCCGGCCCGGCGCCGGGAACGCCGAATTCTCGGTGTCCGCCTTCATGGACGTCATCCGCACGAGTTGA
- a CDS encoding NmrA family NAD(P)-binding protein gives MILVTGVSGSLGSLILAGLSGLDDVKAVAGTRSGDGAAARRVDFDDPASLPAAFDGVDVLLVVSAGYAEDDVVLARHGAVADAAAAAGVRHLIYTSLAASGESMTIAVPHRWSEDRFAAGPFTTTMLRNGLYTDVPVGLAAAGVAQAAATGEFAAPFGQGRLSVVAKQDLADAAVRVAAESDRDLAAGRASRHAGRVYELEGDTAVGGEDLARILAEVLGRPVAYRAASLAETRAALEGSGPEPYQIGHALSLFSNVIAGRAEAAGSDLPALLEPAPRPVRDAITEAVIEAVTDATTEAVAQSH, from the coding sequence ATGATTCTCGTGACCGGAGTGTCCGGCAGCCTCGGCAGCCTGATCCTGGCGGGCCTGTCAGGCCTCGATGATGTGAAGGCGGTCGCCGGCACCCGTTCCGGAGACGGCGCCGCCGCACGCCGCGTCGACTTCGACGACCCGGCTTCGCTGCCGGCCGCGTTCGACGGCGTGGACGTCCTGCTGGTGGTGTCGGCCGGGTACGCCGAGGACGACGTCGTCCTGGCCCGCCACGGCGCGGTGGCCGACGCGGCGGCGGCCGCCGGTGTCAGGCATCTGATCTACACGAGCCTGGCGGCCTCCGGCGAGTCGATGACCATCGCCGTGCCGCACCGCTGGAGCGAGGACCGCTTCGCCGCCGGGCCGTTCACCACGACCATGCTGCGCAACGGCCTGTACACCGACGTGCCCGTCGGGCTCGCGGCGGCCGGGGTCGCGCAGGCCGCGGCGACCGGGGAGTTCGCAGCGCCGTTCGGGCAGGGCCGGCTGTCGGTGGTGGCCAAGCAGGACCTGGCCGACGCCGCGGTGCGGGTGGCCGCCGAATCGGACCGCGACCTGGCCGCCGGCCGGGCGAGCCGGCACGCCGGCCGCGTGTACGAGCTCGAAGGGGACACGGCGGTCGGCGGCGAGGACCTCGCACGGATCCTCGCCGAGGTGCTCGGCCGGCCGGTCGCCTACCGTGCCGCCTCCCTCGCCGAGACGCGGGCCGCGCTGGAGGGCAGCGGACCGGAGCCGTACCAGATCGGGCACGCGCTGTCGCTGTTCTCGAACGTCATCGCGGGCCGCGCCGAGGCCGCGGGTTCGGATCTGCCGGCATTGCTGGAGCCGGCGCCGCGACCGGTCCGGGACGCCATCACCGAAGCTGTCATCGAAGCTGTCACCGATGCCACCACCGAAGCCGTCGCGCAATCACACTGA
- a CDS encoding winged helix-turn-helix transcriptional regulator: protein MTDTNSWALPAIETDEHGPCGDDDCGIRDVLDRLGDRWSVLVVVELAKGVRRFGALKAAIPGISQRMLTVTAKRLIRDGLVERTVYPTIPPQTDYRLTPMGESFAQTVAHLADWSRRHKEAVAVARLRFDLDHPGEL from the coding sequence GTGACGGATACGAACAGCTGGGCCCTGCCCGCGATCGAGACCGACGAGCACGGGCCCTGCGGCGACGACGACTGCGGCATCCGCGACGTCCTGGACCGCCTCGGCGACCGCTGGTCGGTGCTGGTGGTCGTGGAGCTCGCGAAGGGCGTCCGCCGCTTCGGTGCGCTCAAGGCCGCCATCCCCGGCATCTCCCAGCGCATGCTGACCGTCACGGCCAAGCGCCTGATACGCGACGGACTGGTCGAGCGCACGGTCTACCCCACGATCCCGCCGCAGACCGACTACCGCCTCACCCCGATGGGGGAGAGCTTCGCCCAGACCGTCGCCCACCTGGCCGACTGGTCGCGGCGGCACAAGGAAGCCGTCGCGGTGGCGCGGCTGCGGTTCGACCTGGACCACCCCGGAGAGCTGTAG
- a CDS encoding DNA polymerase IV: MSTTDWVLHVDLDQFIAAVEVARRPELRGRPVVVGGQGDPTRRGVVATASYEAREYGVHSGMPMRTAAKKCPDCVFLPADRAAYEKVSERVMATLREFPVVVEVMGWDEAFLGARTEDPEALAADVREAVLGETGLSCSVGIGDNKLRAKTATGFAKPAGVHRLTRENWAAVMGDRPTDALWGIGSRTGKKLAGLGLHTVADLARADRAMLADHFGPKMGPYFWLLAQGAGDTEVTGTPHVAKGRSREVTFQENLTDTAELAAQVRLLARHVAQDVADEGRPATRVGLKIRYAPFVTKTRSITLPAPTADAGEIERAALEVFALLELDRPVRLLGVRVELSEEDSESAPEVEPEVIPEVEPEVVPEVGPEVEPSAETVADTQSAPS, from the coding sequence GTGTCCACCACCGACTGGGTGCTGCACGTCGACCTCGACCAGTTCATCGCCGCGGTCGAGGTCGCCCGGCGGCCCGAACTGCGCGGCCGGCCGGTCGTGGTCGGCGGCCAGGGCGACCCGACGCGGCGCGGCGTGGTGGCGACCGCGTCGTACGAGGCGCGCGAGTACGGCGTCCACTCCGGCATGCCGATGCGCACCGCCGCGAAGAAGTGCCCCGACTGCGTCTTCCTGCCGGCCGACCGGGCCGCGTACGAGAAGGTCTCCGAGCGCGTCATGGCCACCCTGCGCGAGTTCCCGGTCGTGGTCGAGGTGATGGGCTGGGACGAGGCCTTCCTCGGCGCGCGCACCGAGGACCCCGAGGCGCTGGCCGCCGACGTCCGCGAAGCCGTGCTCGGCGAGACCGGCCTGTCCTGCTCCGTGGGCATCGGCGACAACAAGCTGCGCGCCAAGACCGCCACCGGGTTCGCCAAGCCGGCCGGCGTCCACCGGCTCACCCGCGAGAACTGGGCCGCCGTGATGGGCGACCGCCCCACCGACGCGCTGTGGGGCATCGGGTCGCGCACCGGCAAGAAGCTCGCCGGACTCGGCCTGCACACCGTCGCCGACCTGGCCCGCGCCGACCGGGCGATGCTCGCCGATCACTTCGGCCCGAAGATGGGCCCCTACTTCTGGCTGCTGGCCCAGGGCGCCGGTGATACCGAGGTGACCGGCACCCCGCACGTGGCCAAGGGCCGCAGCCGCGAGGTCACCTTCCAGGAGAACCTCACCGACACGGCCGAGCTCGCCGCCCAGGTGCGGCTGCTGGCCCGGCATGTGGCGCAGGACGTCGCCGACGAGGGCCGGCCGGCGACGCGCGTCGGGCTGAAGATCCGGTACGCGCCGTTCGTCACCAAGACCCGCAGCATCACGCTGCCGGCGCCCACGGCCGACGCCGGGGAGATCGAGCGCGCGGCGCTGGAGGTGTTCGCGCTGCTGGAGCTGGACCGGCCGGTGCGGCTGCTGGGGGTGCGGGTGGAGCTTTCGGAGGAGGACTCGGAGTCGGCACCGGAGGTAGAGCCGGAGGTCATACCGGAGGTAGAACCGGAGGTAGTGCCGGAGGTAGGACCGGAGGTCGAACCAAGCGCTGAAACCGTTGCGGACACTCAATCCGCACCGTCATGA